From a single Sulfolobus sp. E5-1-F genomic region:
- a CDS encoding isopentenyl phosphate kinase, translated as MDMGSKLAYDYRVLKLGGSLITCKDVPRCIRLDLLRKVSEEIRKFIDENPNKKIVLLHGGGSFGHYEASIFNDSRTVRTSEAMQELNYMITKQLLKAGINVISIPGKFYTFDTVLNALEKDLVPLIYGDIKFDGSIVSADDMSIDVAKKLNARLLFAIDKAGILGRDGRVISELSSIDEVGRFLQENYYDVTGGILSKIKKIFENNLNAVIFDGSKAGNIYLALKGYNIGTLVRGNPNA; from the coding sequence ATGGATATGGGATCTAAATTGGCTTACGATTATAGAGTTCTCAAATTAGGTGGAAGTCTAATCACGTGCAAAGATGTCCCTAGGTGTATTAGATTAGACTTACTGAGAAAAGTTTCAGAAGAAATTAGGAAATTCATTGATGAAAATCCTAACAAAAAGATTGTACTATTACATGGTGGTGGGAGTTTTGGTCATTATGAGGCATCAATATTTAATGATAGCAGAACTGTAAGGACTTCTGAAGCTATGCAAGAGTTAAATTATATGATAACCAAACAACTGTTAAAAGCCGGTATTAACGTTATTAGTATTCCCGGAAAGTTCTATACTTTTGATACAGTGCTAAATGCCCTAGAGAAGGATCTTGTGCCCTTAATATACGGAGATATTAAATTTGATGGATCGATAGTTTCTGCAGATGATATGAGCATAGATGTTGCAAAGAAGCTCAATGCTAGATTACTTTTCGCAATTGATAAGGCAGGAATTTTAGGAAGGGATGGAAGAGTCATAAGCGAGTTAAGTAGTATAGATGAGGTTGGTAGATTTTTACAAGAGAATTATTATGATGTTACCGGTGGAATACTTTCTAAGATAAAAAAGATATTTGAAAACAATTTGAATGCAGTGATTTTTGATGGGAGTAAAGCTGGAAATATATATTTAGCATTAAAGGGATATAATATAGGTACTTTGGTAAGAGGTAATCCGAATGCCTGA
- the gds gene encoding geranylgeranyl diphosphate synthase — protein MSDELSLYFNDIINNVNFLIKNFVKSNVRTLEEASFHLFTAGGKRLRPLILVSSSDLIGGDRQRAYKAAAAVEILHNFTLVHDDIMDRDYLRRGLPTVHVKWGEPLAILAGDYLHAKAFEALNEALKGLDGDTFYKAFSVFINSIEIISEGQAMDMSFENRIDVTEEEYLQMIKGKTAMLFSCSAALGGIINKASDDIIKNLTEYGLNLGISFQIVDDILGIIGDEKELGKPVYSDIREGKKTILVIKALREATDDEKTILVSTLGNREAKKDDLERASEIIKKYSLQYAYNLAKKYSDLALDYLRKIPVSNETAEKALKYLAQFIIERRK, from the coding sequence ATGAGTGATGAGTTAAGTTTATATTTTAATGATATAATTAATAATGTAAATTTCTTGATAAAAAATTTTGTAAAGAGCAATGTTAGAACGCTCGAGGAAGCGTCGTTTCATTTGTTTACAGCTGGAGGCAAAAGACTTAGACCTTTAATTCTAGTTTCATCATCAGACTTAATTGGCGGAGATAGGCAAAGGGCATATAAGGCAGCAGCAGCCGTGGAGATTCTTCACAACTTTACTCTGGTCCATGATGACATAATGGATAGGGATTACTTAAGAAGAGGATTACCAACTGTTCATGTAAAGTGGGGTGAACCATTGGCAATACTTGCGGGGGATTACTTACACGCCAAGGCGTTTGAAGCCTTAAATGAGGCACTAAAAGGTCTTGATGGAGATACGTTTTATAAAGCCTTCTCTGTATTTATTAATTCTATAGAGATAATATCGGAGGGCCAAGCAATGGATATGTCATTTGAGAATAGGATAGATGTAACTGAGGAAGAGTATCTCCAAATGATAAAAGGAAAGACTGCAATGCTATTTTCATGCTCAGCAGCATTAGGCGGTATAATTAACAAGGCTAGCGATGACATAATCAAAAATTTAACTGAATATGGATTAAATTTAGGGATATCATTCCAAATAGTAGATGATATTTTAGGGATTATTGGAGACGAAAAGGAATTAGGGAAACCAGTTTACAGTGACATTAGAGAAGGTAAAAAGACAATTCTAGTTATAAAGGCTTTAAGGGAAGCTACGGACGATGAAAAGACAATTCTGGTCTCTACTCTTGGGAATAGAGAGGCTAAAAAGGACGATCTTGAGAGAGCATCAGAAATAATAAAGAAGTATTCATTGCAATATGCATACAATTTAGCTAAAAAGTACTCAGATCTAGCGTTAGACTACTTACGTAAAATTCCAGTTTCCAATGAAACTGCTGAAAAGGCTTTAAAATATCTAGCACAGTTTATCATTGAAAGGAGAAAGTAA
- a CDS encoding DNA-directed RNA polymerase subunit N has product MMIPIRCFTCGSLIADKWQPFITRVNAGENPAKVLDELGVKRYCCRRMLLSHIDIINEVIHYTRPI; this is encoded by the coding sequence ATGATGATCCCAATTAGATGCTTTACATGCGGTTCATTGATTGCTGATAAGTGGCAGCCATTTATAACAAGAGTTAACGCAGGGGAAAATCCAGCGAAGGTTCTTGATGAATTAGGCGTGAAAAGATACTGTTGCAGAAGAATGCTTTTATCTCACATAGATATAATTAATGAAGTGATACATTACACTAGACCAATTTGA
- a CDS encoding 30S ribosomal protein S9: MSEEQKVIISSARRKTARATCYIFPGKGRVLVNNVPIELIPIEMVRSKIMEPLLLAGNDVRSKIDAKIVTYGGGIIGQADAARMALARALVKFTGSEELKKIYRAYDRTMLAGDPRQTESEKWMRYSARRWRQKSYR, from the coding sequence ATGAGTGAAGAACAGAAAGTAATTATTTCAAGCGCTAGGAGGAAGACTGCTAGAGCCACATGTTATATATTCCCGGGAAAAGGAAGAGTGTTAGTAAATAATGTACCAATTGAGTTAATACCAATTGAGATGGTAAGATCAAAAATCATGGAACCATTGCTTTTAGCTGGAAATGATGTTAGATCAAAAATTGATGCTAAAATAGTAACTTATGGAGGTGGAATAATAGGACAAGCTGATGCAGCCAGAATGGCTTTGGCTAGGGCACTAGTTAAGTTTACTGGTAGTGAGGAATTAAAGAAGATATATAGGGCTTATGATAGGACAATGTTAGCTGGAGATCCTAGGCAGACGGAATCAGAAAAATGGATGAGATATAGCGCCAGGAGATGGAGGCAGAAATCATACAGGTGA
- a CDS encoding NTP transferase domain-containing protein, with protein sequence MKAIILAGGKGKRITLFKPFLVVCGKPLISWVFDAVNKICDEVYLGISPSHPLFPIFKDSIFKIFPTPDISYENDIKYVVDNLKPPLLVMPIDLAFIEDSVIKTLIDKCNFDVCSLKSYGNYLGVSYWIGLNFSNYADIEVKKRLYNINTWEDYIKANKECNML encoded by the coding sequence TTGAAAGCAATTATCTTAGCTGGGGGAAAGGGTAAAAGGATAACGTTATTCAAGCCCTTTTTAGTGGTCTGTGGTAAACCGTTAATTTCATGGGTTTTTGACGCAGTAAATAAGATATGTGATGAGGTATACTTAGGTATTAGTCCATCCCATCCGTTATTTCCAATATTTAAAGATTCTATTTTCAAAATATTTCCTACACCAGATATTAGTTATGAAAACGATATCAAATATGTAGTTGATAATCTAAAACCACCACTACTAGTTATGCCTATCGATCTAGCGTTCATAGAAGATAGTGTTATAAAAACTTTAATCGACAAGTGTAATTTTGATGTATGTAGTCTCAAAAGTTATGGGAATTACCTTGGCGTCTCGTATTGGATTGGGTTAAATTTTTCAAATTATGCCGATATTGAAGTAAAGAAGAGATTATATAACATAAATACTTGGGAAGATTATATTAAGGCAAATAAGGAGTGTAATATGCTTTGA
- a CDS encoding AIR synthase family protein: MNFGKVSINKFIYNLPIGDCLTCPSIGEDAAVLEAKGEYLIVHSDPITEAKSDNGFLSIAVACNDINMKGAQCRWVNNVILLSDISHLNGIISEISEACNLIGCKVVGGHTEVTGNVKQDIIITTAMGISNKFLSYKNVKEGMKVILVGSPGIEGTWILAKDYGELLLEKGVSKKVIENAKNFKKDIIVQQRALSILDYVVAMHDATEGGVMQALLEIAKATGYTVSSDLEKIELRYETKIITKALNIDPLRLISSGSFIAISSHPENILEKISEAYVIGEIKKGDPVLEIKGVGTFNEDFEEELVRFESNYLSWGKG; encoded by the coding sequence GTGAATTTCGGTAAAGTTTCTATCAATAAATTTATTTATAATTTACCAATAGGAGACTGTCTCACTTGTCCATCGATAGGTGAAGATGCTGCAGTTCTCGAGGCAAAAGGCGAATATTTGATCGTGCATTCAGATCCTATTACTGAAGCTAAGAGTGATAATGGTTTCCTTTCAATCGCCGTTGCATGTAACGACATAAATATGAAAGGAGCTCAGTGTAGATGGGTAAACAACGTTATCTTACTTTCAGATATTTCCCACCTAAATGGTATAATTTCTGAAATATCAGAAGCGTGTAACTTAATAGGCTGTAAAGTTGTAGGTGGTCATACAGAGGTTACTGGTAATGTTAAACAAGACATTATAATTACTACCGCAATGGGTATTTCTAATAAGTTTTTGAGTTACAAGAATGTAAAAGAGGGTATGAAAGTTATACTTGTTGGAAGCCCAGGGATAGAGGGAACATGGATTTTAGCTAAAGATTATGGCGAATTGTTATTGGAAAAGGGCGTGAGTAAAAAAGTTATTGAAAATGCAAAGAATTTTAAGAAGGACATAATAGTCCAACAGAGAGCTTTAAGTATTTTAGATTATGTAGTTGCAATGCATGACGCTACAGAGGGAGGAGTAATGCAAGCATTGCTTGAGATTGCAAAAGCTACCGGGTACACTGTTTCTAGTGATTTAGAAAAGATTGAGTTAAGATATGAGACGAAAATTATAACTAAGGCTCTGAATATTGATCCTTTAAGACTAATTTCCTCAGGATCTTTTATTGCAATATCTAGTCATCCTGAAAATATTCTTGAGAAAATAAGTGAGGCATACGTAATAGGTGAGATTAAGAAGGGAGATCCAGTTTTAGAGATTAAGGGAGTTGGAACTTTTAATGAAGACTTCGAGGAGGAATTGGTCAGATTTGAAAGCAATTATCTTAGCTGGGGGAAAGGGTAA
- a CDS encoding 50S ribosomal protein L18e has product MKVTGSTNIMVRKLIRNLEKSKKPLWRKVAEELSVPSRKRPYINLYKINKYTRPNDIVVVPGKVLGIGKLDHVVTVIALDFSKSAIEKIRASGGQAMSIYKALETFKDFKGKSVRLMKQ; this is encoded by the coding sequence ATGAAGGTAACTGGTAGTACGAATATAATGGTTAGAAAGCTTATTAGAAATTTGGAAAAATCTAAGAAACCATTGTGGAGAAAGGTAGCCGAAGAGTTATCGGTGCCTTCCAGGAAAAGACCCTATATAAATTTATACAAGATAAACAAGTACACTAGACCAAACGATATAGTTGTTGTTCCAGGAAAAGTCTTAGGTATAGGTAAACTAGATCACGTAGTGACGGTTATTGCACTAGATTTCTCAAAATCTGCTATAGAAAAAATTAGGGCTTCAGGAGGTCAAGCTATGAGTATATATAAAGCTTTGGAAACCTTTAAGGATTTTAAAGGAAAAAGTGTGAGGTTGATGAAACAATGA
- a CDS encoding DUF1614 domain-containing protein, producing MKRIIVLSPFRGLFRSILYFLLGLIMALISAGYFSQLFSIVGINRDIAILVSITISFLSLFSSPFNLVLKEVKKEAITIEEEVIFIFGFPIFIPHMSRRNMNTLVAINLGGALIPSAISLFLMYELRDYIIYFIMNIIVVIIVSKIFSRVIRGVGVAMHPIIPSVFSVITSYILFYKFHILIPLSAYIGSVLGTLIGADLLNLRKIINEARPQVISIGGMGTFDGIFVSGIISVFISELLII from the coding sequence TTGAAAAGAATAATTGTTCTCTCGCCTTTTAGAGGTCTCTTTAGATCTATATTATACTTTTTGTTAGGCCTCATTATGGCCTTGATATCTGCAGGATATTTTTCCCAGCTTTTTTCAATAGTTGGAATTAATAGAGATATTGCAATACTTGTCTCAATTACTATTTCATTTCTAAGTCTATTTAGTAGCCCTTTTAACTTAGTTTTGAAAGAAGTAAAAAAGGAGGCTATCACAATAGAGGAAGAAGTTATATTCATCTTTGGGTTTCCCATCTTCATACCACATATGTCTAGACGCAATATGAATACATTAGTAGCCATAAATCTGGGTGGAGCCTTGATTCCTTCAGCAATATCGCTGTTTTTAATGTATGAATTACGTGACTATATTATATATTTTATAATGAATATAATAGTTGTGATTATTGTTTCAAAGATTTTCTCTAGGGTGATCAGAGGAGTTGGAGTTGCAATGCATCCCATAATACCTAGCGTATTTTCAGTAATAACCAGCTATATTCTTTTCTATAAATTTCACATTCTTATACCCTTATCTGCATATATAGGTAGCGTATTAGGTACATTAATAGGTGCAGATTTACTTAACCTAAGAAAAATTATTAATGAGGCAAGGCCTCAGGTTATTAGCATAGGTGGAATGGGCACGTTTGATGGTATATTTGTATCCGGTATTATATCTGTTTTCATAAGTGAACTTCTTATTATCTAA
- a CDS encoding ABC transporter ATP-binding protein, with protein MSNVAVEVKDLYKNYKNKEVLRGISFTVYKGEIFSLLGPNGAGKTTTVKILSCVIKPTRGDVTVLGYKVPKECGKIREKIGVMPQDYQGFLDLTVRENIEYFVKLYNGNKTQVDELISLLDLSEVKNQKLRYLSGGYMRRVGLASAFAGNQEILFLDEPTVGLDPKARREFWEIIRMMKNKGVTIFLTTHYLDEAQKLSDRVAILYGGKLIKVSTAAEIIAEFKTTNLEDAYLELIKSLENGENDE; from the coding sequence ATGAGTAATGTTGCGGTAGAGGTCAAGGATTTATATAAAAATTATAAAAACAAAGAAGTACTAAGGGGGATCTCATTTACGGTCTATAAAGGAGAAATATTCTCGTTGCTAGGTCCTAATGGAGCAGGAAAGACAACAACTGTGAAAATACTTTCTTGTGTAATAAAACCAACTAGGGGAGATGTTACGGTATTAGGATATAAGGTACCGAAGGAGTGTGGGAAGATTAGAGAAAAGATTGGAGTAATGCCCCAAGATTACCAAGGTTTTCTAGATCTAACTGTAAGGGAGAACATAGAATATTTCGTTAAATTATATAATGGAAATAAAACGCAGGTAGATGAGTTAATTTCACTATTAGACTTAAGTGAAGTGAAAAATCAAAAATTGAGATACTTATCCGGGGGGTATATGAGAAGAGTAGGTCTTGCATCAGCATTTGCTGGTAATCAAGAAATTTTATTTTTAGATGAGCCAACTGTGGGTTTAGATCCTAAGGCTAGAAGAGAATTTTGGGAAATCATAAGGATGATGAAAAATAAAGGAGTAACAATCTTCCTAACAACACATTATTTGGATGAGGCACAAAAGCTATCAGATAGGGTTGCAATACTCTATGGGGGCAAGCTGATTAAAGTTTCCACTGCAGCAGAGATTATAGCAGAATTTAAGACTACTAATTTAGAAGACGCTTACCTAGAATTGATTAAGTCTTTAGAGAATGGTGAGAATGATGAATAG
- the fni gene encoding type 2 isopentenyl-diphosphate Delta-isomerase: MPDIVNRKVEHVEIAAFENVDGLSSSTFLNDVILVHQGFPGISFSEINTKTKFFGKEISAPIMVTGMTGGRNELGRINKIIAEVAEKFGIPMGVGSQRVAIEKAEARESFTIVRKVAPTIPIVANLGMPQLVKGYGLKEFQDAIQMIEADAIAVHLNPAQEVFQPEGEPEYQIHALEKLRDISKELSVPIIVKESGNGISMETARLLYSYGIKNFDTSGQGGTNWIAIEMIRDIRRGNWKAESAKKFLDWGVPTAASIMEVRYTVPDAFLVGSGGIRSGLDAAKAIALGADIAGMALPVLKSAIEGKESLERFFRKIIFELKAAMMLTGSKDVNALKKTNIVILGKLKEWAEYRGINLSTYEKVRKRE; this comes from the coding sequence ATGCCTGATATAGTAAATAGGAAAGTAGAGCACGTTGAAATTGCCGCTTTTGAAAACGTAGATGGTTTATCTTCATCAACCTTCTTAAATGATGTAATTTTAGTTCATCAAGGATTTCCGGGTATATCATTTAGTGAAATAAATACTAAGACAAAGTTTTTTGGAAAAGAGATAAGTGCGCCAATAATGGTAACCGGGATGACAGGTGGAAGGAATGAACTAGGAAGAATAAATAAGATTATAGCGGAAGTTGCTGAAAAATTCGGAATACCTATGGGAGTAGGTAGTCAAAGAGTTGCAATAGAGAAGGCTGAAGCTAGGGAAAGTTTTACAATAGTTAGAAAAGTTGCCCCTACTATACCTATTGTTGCTAATTTAGGGATGCCACAACTAGTTAAGGGATATGGCTTGAAGGAATTCCAAGATGCTATACAAATGATAGAGGCTGATGCAATAGCTGTTCACTTGAATCCAGCTCAAGAAGTATTTCAACCAGAAGGTGAACCGGAGTATCAGATTCATGCTTTAGAAAAGCTGCGAGATATCTCTAAGGAGCTATCTGTGCCGATTATAGTAAAAGAAAGCGGCAATGGTATTTCAATGGAAACTGCAAGACTTCTTTACAGTTATGGCATAAAGAATTTTGATACTTCTGGACAAGGAGGTACTAATTGGATAGCAATAGAGATGATAAGAGATATTAGAAGAGGGAATTGGAAGGCGGAAAGCGCAAAAAAATTCTTGGATTGGGGTGTGCCAACTGCGGCGTCGATAATGGAAGTAAGATATACAGTTCCAGATGCTTTTTTAGTGGGTAGTGGAGGTATTAGGAGTGGGTTAGATGCAGCTAAGGCTATAGCTCTAGGTGCAGACATTGCTGGAATGGCATTACCAGTGTTAAAAAGTGCGATAGAAGGTAAGGAAAGTTTAGAACGATTCTTTAGAAAGATAATATTTGAATTAAAAGCTGCAATGATGCTTACTGGTTCTAAAGATGTTAATGCACTAAAGAAGACTAATATTGTTATTTTAGGCAAACTTAAAGAATGGGCCGAATATAGGGGGATAAATTTATCTACATATGAGAAAGTTAGAAAGAGAGAATAA
- the amrB gene encoding AmmeMemoRadiSam system protein B — protein sequence MKRLPAVAGSFYESDPKKLKAQIEWSFRHNIGPGNIPEQSNKEKKRDNLFFVVPHAGYIYSGPVAAHSYFHLVLEGKPDVVIILGPNHTGLGSYVSAWPKGEWETPLGSVKIDEEILMQLVRESEVIDLDEKSHLYEHSIEVQLPFLQYFFDDNFKIVPIVIMMQTPEIAEFLADAIYKVIQRNPDKDIVVLASSDMNHYDPHEITVKKDEEAIEKIQQLDYKGLYEVVENKDVTLCGYGPIMVNLILARKFGKKAYILKHATSGDTSGPKDSVVGYLATRFGS from the coding sequence ATGAAGAGGTTACCAGCAGTTGCGGGTTCTTTTTATGAATCAGATCCAAAGAAACTTAAAGCACAGATCGAATGGTCATTCAGACATAATATAGGTCCAGGGAATATTCCTGAACAATCTAATAAGGAGAAGAAAAGAGATAATCTATTTTTTGTTGTACCCCATGCGGGATATATTTATAGTGGACCTGTCGCAGCTCACTCGTATTTCCACTTAGTTTTAGAAGGTAAGCCAGATGTAGTAATAATATTAGGCCCTAACCATACAGGTTTGGGTTCTTATGTTTCAGCCTGGCCTAAGGGAGAATGGGAAACTCCATTAGGTAGTGTGAAAATAGATGAGGAAATTTTAATGCAATTAGTAAGGGAATCTGAGGTAATAGACTTAGATGAGAAATCGCACTTATACGAGCATTCAATAGAGGTTCAATTGCCATTTTTGCAGTACTTTTTTGATGATAACTTTAAGATAGTTCCAATTGTTATTATGATGCAAACTCCCGAGATTGCGGAATTCCTAGCTGATGCAATTTATAAGGTTATCCAAAGGAATCCGGACAAGGATATAGTAGTATTAGCAAGTAGTGACATGAATCATTACGACCCACATGAGATTACGGTGAAGAAGGATGAGGAAGCAATAGAAAAAATCCAGCAATTAGATTATAAGGGTTTATATGAGGTTGTAGAAAATAAAGATGTTACTTTATGTGGTTATGGTCCTATAATGGTTAACCTAATCCTAGCTAGGAAGTTTGGTAAAAAAGCCTATATCTTGAAACATGCAACTTCTGGTGATACCTCGGGTCCTAAAGATTCAGTTGTGGGCTATCTTGCAACGCGATTTGGAAGTTAA
- a CDS encoding MraY family glycosyltransferase translates to MRISGILLSIFISFFISYATTIWVIRQAKKAGLVGKDVNKPDKPEIPLMGGIGIIAGFIAGSFSLLLTDVRSERVIPSVILSSLLIAFLGLLDDIFNVRQSVRAFLPVFASVPLIIYSVGHSIISIPFIGPVNFGILYYVIIIPFALTITSNAFNMLEGLNGLGVGMGIIMLSALAYIGLTHSGPTYQAGLIALSATFSLVAFLIFNRYPAKIFPGNVGTYFIGALIGAIGIAGFMYTALTILYIPYVVEFILKLRTSFKGVSFGKVDSNGRLYWDEKPHSLTHVVMKMGRFKEYQVVIILWGIEAIFAIIAVILQSTTIVI, encoded by the coding sequence ATGAGAATATCGGGAATACTCCTTTCAATTTTTATATCCTTTTTCATAAGCTATGCTACAACAATCTGGGTAATAAGACAAGCAAAAAAGGCTGGACTTGTAGGTAAGGATGTAAATAAACCAGATAAACCAGAAATACCCCTAATGGGCGGGATAGGTATAATAGCTGGGTTTATAGCTGGATCCTTCTCCTTATTACTAACTGATGTAAGAAGTGAGAGAGTAATTCCCTCGGTAATACTTTCCTCATTGCTTATAGCATTTCTTGGGCTTTTAGATGACATATTTAACGTTAGGCAATCAGTAAGAGCATTTCTGCCGGTTTTCGCGTCAGTTCCGTTAATAATTTACAGCGTTGGACATTCCATAATATCCATTCCATTTATAGGTCCAGTAAATTTCGGAATATTATATTATGTCATAATAATACCTTTTGCACTAACAATAACATCTAATGCCTTCAATATGCTGGAGGGTCTAAACGGGTTGGGTGTAGGTATGGGGATTATAATGTTATCTGCATTAGCATATATAGGGCTAACTCATAGTGGTCCTACGTATCAAGCTGGCTTAATAGCACTTTCAGCAACTTTTTCACTAGTAGCGTTTCTCATATTTAATAGATATCCTGCCAAAATATTTCCGGGTAATGTTGGTACGTATTTCATAGGAGCATTGATAGGAGCCATAGGAATTGCGGGCTTCATGTATACTGCGTTAACGATTCTCTATATACCATATGTTGTGGAGTTCATATTAAAGTTAAGAACAAGCTTCAAAGGTGTATCGTTTGGCAAAGTGGACTCTAATGGAAGATTATATTGGGATGAAAAGCCTCACTCATTAACACATGTAGTAATGAAAATGGGAAGATTTAAGGAGTATCAAGTGGTTATAATTTTATGGGGAATAGAAGCAATATTCGCAATAATAGCTGTGATTCTGCAAAGTACAACAATAGTAATATAG
- the rpsB gene encoding 30S ribosomal protein S2 — protein MSEKEEREGELTEAEKEELKKSEKGTIIELLVPVETYLSAGVHIGTHSCTKYMQSFVYRVRAEGLYVLDVRKIDERLRVAAKFLSRYEPQDIIAVASRPYAYRPVQKFAEIVGARALVGRIIPGTFTNPYLSTYTEPKVLLVSDPRTDTQAIKEAAKVGIPIVAFADTDAKIDYIDLIIPANNKGRKSLALLYWALARQILRERRVIPPDGDLSVPVSEFEMRLVQ, from the coding sequence TTGAGCGAAAAGGAAGAAAGAGAAGGGGAATTAACTGAGGCAGAGAAAGAGGAGTTGAAAAAATCCGAAAAAGGTACAATAATAGAGTTATTAGTCCCAGTAGAGACTTATCTTTCAGCTGGAGTTCATATAGGTACCCACAGTTGTACTAAATATATGCAGAGTTTCGTATACAGAGTAAGAGCAGAAGGACTGTATGTATTAGATGTTAGAAAGATAGATGAAAGATTAAGAGTAGCTGCTAAGTTCTTATCAAGATATGAACCACAAGATATAATTGCAGTAGCTAGTAGACCTTACGCATATAGGCCAGTCCAAAAGTTTGCAGAAATTGTGGGAGCTAGAGCATTAGTAGGTAGAATAATACCGGGAACTTTTACAAATCCATACTTATCAACATATACAGAGCCAAAGGTGTTATTAGTATCCGATCCTAGAACTGACACTCAAGCAATAAAAGAAGCTGCTAAGGTAGGAATACCAATAGTTGCCTTTGCCGATACTGATGCTAAAATTGATTATATTGACCTCATAATACCTGCAAATAACAAAGGTAGAAAATCATTGGCACTACTATATTGGGCGTTGGCTAGGCAAATACTTAGGGAGAGGAGAGTAATTCCTCCAGATGGTGATTTGTCAGTACCCGTAAGTGAATTCGAGATGAGGCTTGTTCAATGA
- a CDS encoding 50S ribosomal protein L13: MSTQVQEQEVVINAEGQILGRMASNVVRLLKEGKKVVIVNGEKAVISGDKNRVIQSYKLLLTVRTLFNPYRNGIRRPRSPINIVKRTIRGMLPKSSKGRRMLKNVKVYIGVPKEFEGRQFIKFPDADVSRLKGKYVTVEVVSKELGWSR; this comes from the coding sequence ATGAGTACACAAGTTCAGGAGCAAGAAGTAGTAATCAATGCTGAAGGTCAGATCTTAGGTAGGATGGCGAGTAATGTAGTTAGATTGCTAAAGGAAGGTAAAAAGGTAGTTATAGTCAATGGAGAAAAAGCAGTAATAAGTGGGGACAAAAACAGAGTTATTCAGTCCTATAAATTACTTTTAACAGTAAGAACACTTTTCAATCCTTATAGAAATGGGATTAGAAGGCCTAGATCACCAATAAATATTGTTAAAAGGACTATTAGGGGAATGTTACCTAAAAGTAGTAAAGGACGTAGAATGTTAAAGAATGTTAAGGTATATATTGGAGTACCAAAGGAATTTGAGGGGAGACAATTTATTAAATTTCCAGACGCTGATGTGAGTAGACTTAAAGGTAAGTATGTTACAGTAGAAGTGGTTTCAAAAGAACTAGGGTGGAGTAGATGA